A region of Sugiyamaella lignohabitans strain CBS 10342 chromosome A, complete sequence DNA encodes the following proteins:
- the APE4 gene encoding Ape4p (Cytoplasmic aspartyl aminopeptidase with possible vacuole function; Cvt pathway cargo protein; cleaves unblocked N-terminal acidic amino acids from peptide substrates; forms a 12-subunit homo-oligomer; M18 metalloprotease family; GO_component: GO:0005737 - cytoplasm [Evidence IEA,IEA]; GO_component: GO:0005737 - cytoplasm [Evidence IDA] [PMID 11914276]; GO_component: GO:0005737 - cytoplasm [Evidence IDA] [PMID 14562095]; GO_component: GO:0000328 - fungal-type vacuole lumen [Evidence IDA] [PMID 21343297]; GO_component: GO:0005840 - ribosome [Evidence IDA] [PMID 16702403]; GO_component: GO:0005775 - vacuolar lumen [Evidence IEA]; GO_component: GO:0005773 - vacuole [Evidence IEA]; GO_function: GO:0004177 - aminopeptidase activity [Evidence IEA,IEA]; GO_function: GO:0004177 - aminopeptidase activity [Evidence IDA] [PMID 16367759]; GO_function: GO:0016787 - hydrolase activity [Evidence IEA]; GO_function: GO:0046872 - metal ion binding [Evidence IEA]; GO_function: GO:0008237 - metallopeptidase activity [Evidence IEA]; GO_function: GO:0008233 - peptidase activity [Evidence IEA]; GO_function: GO:0008270 - zinc ion binding [Evidence IEA]; GO_process: GO:0006508 - proteolysis [Evidence IEA,IEA]; GO_process: GO:0006508 - proteolysis [Evidence ISS] [PMID 15606766]; GO_process: GO:0006508 - proteolysis [Evidence ISS] [PMID 8091229]), whose product MSKQYANEFLNYVNASPSPYHAVQTSKKLLVAGGFTEISERQPWSSQIQAGKKYFLTRNGSSLIAFGVGKKWQPGNGISIVGAHTDSPTFRVKPNSKKSASGYHQVGVEVYGGGLWHTWFDRDLSVAGRVYVHDKASGRYLPKLVKIEKPILRIPTLAIHLDRTVNTKLEINKETQLYPILGLIEDELNGKKESSDEGADNSKTDANTNSIGKITDRHEPALLSLIAAEAKVNVEDIQDFELLLYDTQPSVIGGLKDEFIFSPRLDNLCSSYTATQGLLESLSKPDALDNEEGIRMISLFDHEEVGSASAQGADSNLLVAVITRLASLKLDSNVEPTASSPFETFSKSFLISADMAHGVHPNYGSKHEDNHRPKLNKGPTIKINANQRYATNSPGVLLVQNAANLAKIPLQLFVVRNDSPCGSTIGPILASKLGMRTLDIGNPQLSMHSVRETCGSKDVGYAVELFREFFNNYVSLEKQIVIEDTEL is encoded by the coding sequence ATGTCGAAACAATACGCTAACGAGTTTCTCAATTATGTCAATGCTTCACCGTCTCCCTACCATGCGGTGCAAACAAGCAAAAAATTGCTGGTAGCAGGTGGGTTCACTGAGATTTCCGAGCGTCAACCTTGGTCGTCCCAGATCCAAGCTGGTAAGAAATACTTCTTAACTCGTAACGGCTCGTCTTTGATTGCGTTTGGTGTTGGTAAAAAATGGCAACCTGGTAATGGTATCTCGATTGTTGGTGCTCACACTGATAGTCCTACATTCAGAGTCAAGCCCAACTCTAAGAAATCGGCGTCTGGATACCACCAAGTCGGTGTGGAGGTGTATGGAGGTGGTTTGTGGCACACTTGGTTTGATCGTGATTTGTCTGTCGCTGGAAGAGTTTATGTTCATGATAAGGCTTCAGGTCGTTACTTGCCAAAATTGGTCAAGATCGAGAAACCAATTCTTCGTATACCTACTTTGGCCATTCATTTGGATCGTACTGTCAACACTAAGCTCGAGATTAATAAGGAGACTCAATTGTATCCTATTTTAGGCTTGATTGAAGACGAATTGAATGGTAAAAAGGAATCTTCTGACGAGGGAGCTGACAACAGCAAGACTGACGCTAATACTAATTCTATTGGTAAGATTACTGACCGTCACGAGCCAGCTCTTCTCAGTttgattgctgctgaggcAAAGGTCAATGTTGAAGACATTCAGGACTTTGAACTTTTATTATATGATACTCAGCCTTCTGTTATTGGTGGCCTTAAGGATGAATTCATCTTTTCTCCTCGTCTCGATAATTTGTGCTCTTCATATACTGCCACCCAGGGTCTATTAGAGTCTCTTTCTAAGCCTGACGCTcttgataatgaagaaggTATTCGTATGATCTCACTATTTGATCATGAAGAAGTTGGTTCTGCGTCTGCTCAAGGTGCTGACTCCAATCTGTTGGTCGCTGTTATTACTCGTCTTGCCTCATTGAAATTAGACAGTAATGTCGAGCCTACTGCCTCGTCTCCTTTCGAGACGTTTTCCAAGTCATTCTTGATCTCTGCTGATATGGCTCATGGCGTCCATCCTAATTACGGCTCGAAGCATGAAGACAATCACCGTCCTAAACTCAACAAGGGTCCTACTATCAAGATCAATGCCAACCAACGTTATGCCACCAACAGCCCTGgtgttcttcttgttcaaaatGCTGCCAACCTTGCCAAGATCCCTCTTCAATTGTTTGTCGTTAGAAACGATTCCCCCTGTGGATCCACTATCGGCCCTATCTTGGCTTCTAAACTCGGTATGAGAACTCTTGATATCGGTAATCCTCAATTGTCTATGCATTCAGTGCGTGAGACCTGTGGAAGCAAAGATGTCGGCTATGCTGTCGAGTTGTTTAGAGAATTTTTCAACAACTATGTCTCGTTAGAAAAGCAAATTGTCATTGAGGATACTGAGCTTTAA
- the BNI1 gene encoding formin BNI1, translated as MSKRKGGRKLIHNKTEIRTPEWYVRRIISNEITAKELETLTVSLRTEQIGWVQEFLAAKGQAALAQVLYSINQNTGSFSEDVLDREFDLIKCLKALVNFADGANEALRSTRFCNTLAHSLISPRLSTRKLVTDVLIFFNSYEGSTGHDTVISALDQMKGHRGDVGRFETWLKVVEKTIDGRGKMGSLVGASEEFRSGGMGIESQIMDYGLSTIMLVYGLATGASDLRVRIHIRSQLKASGLPRIARKLQELHDENIDEFIRKYDEQSALDYEDLLSIEREEDVKDMEDPVEISKEIWSRVKGTNAEAYFLSAMQHFMLVRESPTDEGARMFQLVDGLLSHVVMDRISPDVDLRNMLNFSVQHILGRMQTDDQARRAYLEAKEAMKEAEEAKAERDRIQQLANLGADGLVGRLQQQLDEQAEMLKLQRRINEGLQQDLDDLKKSHVVDLQNQELEIRELYLMLKEQSRNQTDQNVTDSPGVAANGGQTNGQGQHGHGILDRDQLARKLEAQLARKKTEYKLEGKAWEIEPSPRLRELRDRMEALQVTARELEFDFQEDPSVNDKNFAQFTQNIGGSTLADLHEQRRLRMKQLEDLQLRSNDVLKYVGDSPSSKHESSDIDPSPHSFDFTPVTEKARLVVVGKPNGEEIRPVAPTGFLSDLSSKVSVRKAHDEDDDNDARIKSISTDTAEVKPDRIDSIKSDGSEHASAATLVSEGSVIGSTAALTESAMNDDSSIGKNTSDLGFVGGPPPPPPPPPPPAGVESTSQPAGFTGGPPPPPPPPPPPPPNGSGGFTGGPPPPPPPPPPGFNGGPPPPPPPPPPGFNGAAPPPPPPPPPGFSGSPVPPPPPPPPGFIGTPPPPPPPGPGTPFGFSNTASPTPPPLPSGSATPTPDSSTPVLPQTPQFNVPIRPKRRLKQMHWEKIDKVDHTVWASTNESTISDALYKNGIFDEVEKIFAAKEIKKVMGRKKEKEEKISYLARDLSQQFGINLHMFSTLSVEELVHKILVCDPEVVQNTNVLEFLSKPELVEVTITLAKNFQPYSTDWTRSDDEGGHKEPEKDPNDLERNDQIYLALCYNLQHYWKSRIRALLVVSTYEKEYNDLVVKLRLIDSASDAVRKSNRLKDLLEIILAVGNYMNDHSKQASGFKLGTLQRLAFTKDDKNSMTFLHYVEKIVRTSFPDLEGFVDELKDATALAKLSIEQVKSDCREFMQMIKNVQTSIDIGNLSDPTKFHPQDKILSTVLAVLPEARKKREFLGDQLKTTMSEFDKLMRYFGEDPNDTGAVGSFFGKFASFVNEYQKAKQENIVREQEDRAYEARKKLQEAPKKAAQLEAGSLGHGSSPTSANSVMDSLLEKLKAAGPTGNGRTARRRAYARKNQSARGLLVAQREDDDGSSNGPEDSSHNGHESSSLAGNEHGSPENKPQTSVSSETSSSPSRGLEDIDEQVPTTPTRSSARPLPTIVDDEVELERSDTTQSESAIPSSTSTDRESNSGTDDVDDVGGRARKLLLELRSGNTEYGARSSGSLGSSSASSRLAERRARKAQHLHNRTDHTFRSISSITSTGSSSPQPSPVEAASGENSHSEDKVTSPGEKPESDINGENNNDSSTDVHDGTAGNTGDNDAVHDKIDPEERESEAAAATESADTTLNLPEDHTSGSLDIEVIEERKIPPDESTPVIDIDSE; from the coding sequence CAGATCGACCCGGTTCTGTAATACTTTGGCTCATAGTTTGATTTCGCCACGACTCAGTACTAGAAAACTCGTCACGGATgtgctgatattttttaACAGCTATGAAGGTTCTACGGGCCATGATACGGTTATTTCGGCGCTGGATCAGATGAAGGGTCATCGTGGCGATGTTGGACGGTTCGAGACGTGGTTGAAGGTGGTAGAGAAAACTATAGACGGAAGAGGCAAAATGGGCTCGTTGGTAGGAGCAAGCGAGGAGTTTCGCAGCGGAGGAATGGGTATTGAGAGCCAGATCATGGATTATGGACTCTCGACTATAATGCTTGTATACGGACTGGCCACTGGAGCCAGTGATTTAAGAGTACGAATTCATATCCGGTCACAATTAAAGGCTTCTGGGTTACCGAGAATCGCCAGAAAACTACAGGAACTGCACGATGAGAATATTGACGAGTTCATTCGCAAGTACGACGAGCAGTCTGCTCTGGATTATGAGGATTTATTGAGCATTGAGAGGGAAGAGGATGTTAAGGATATGGAGGATCCAGTAGAGATATCGAAAGAAATCTGGTCTCGAGTCAAGGGAACAAACGCCGAGGCGTACTTTCTCAGCGCAATGCAGCATTTCATGCTTGTGCGAGAAAGCCCTACTGACGAAGGAGCCAGAATGTTTCAATTGGTGGATGGATTGCTGTCACATGTGGTTATGGATAGGATCTCTCCTGATGTGGATTTGAGAAACATGCTGAATTTTTCGGTCCAGCATATCCTCGGTCGAATGCAGACAGATGATCAAGCCAGAAGAGCATATCTTGAAGCAAAAGAGGCTATgaaagaagctgaagaggctAAAGCTGAGAGAGACAGAATACAACAACTGGCTAATTTAGGTGCTGATGGACTTGTAGGAAGGttgcaacagcagctggatGAACAAGCTGAAATGTTGAAGTTGCAACGACGGATTAATGAAGGGTTACAACAGGATCTGGatgatttgaaaaagagtcATGTTGTAGATTTACAGAACCAAGAGCTGGAAATTCGCGAGTTGTACCTGATGTTAAAGGAACAGAGTAGAAACCAGACTGATCAGAATGTAACTGACAGTCCTGGTGTAGCAGCTAATGGCGGTCAGACTAATGGACAAGGACAACATGGTCATGGTATTCTTGATCGCGACCAGTTGGCACGAAAGTTGGAAGCACAACTTGCTCGTAAAAAGACTGAATATAAATTAGAAGGAAAGGCTTGGGAAATTGAACCCAGTCCAAGACTTCGTGAACTACGTGATCGTATGGAAGCGTTGCAGGTGACTGCCAGAGAGTTGGAGTTTGATTTCCAAGAAGACCCTAGCGTGAATGATAAGAATTTTGCCCAATTTACACAAAATATTGGTGGCTCGACCCTAGCAGATTTACATGAACAACGAAGACTTCGTATGAAACAATTGGAAGATTTACAATTGCGATCCAACGATGTTCTGAAGTATGTTGGCGATTCACCCAGTAGCAAACACGAGAGCAGTGATATTGATCCGTCTCCACATAGCTTTGATTTTACACCTGTTACTGAAAAAGCTCGActtgtggttgttggaaAACCCAACGGAGAAGAGATTCGACCTGTGGCGCCTACTGGTTTCTTATCTGACTTGTCTTCAAAGGTGTCTGTACGAAAGGCAcatgacgaagacgatgatAACGATGCCAGAATCAAGAGTATCAGCACTGATACAGCTGAAGTCAAACCTGATCGCATTGATAGTATCAAGTCTGATGGCTCTGAACACGCTTCAGCTGCTACTTTGGTTTCTGAGGGTTCTGTAATTGGTTCTACAGCTGCTCTTACTGAGTCGGCGATGAATGATGATAGCAGTATTGGCAAGAATACGTCTGATTTGGGATTTGTAGGTGgtccacctcctccacctccaccaccccctccaccagcaggaGTGGAATCTACTTCTCAACCTGCTGGTTTCACAGGAggtccaccaccaccgcccCCACCTCCTCCgccacctcctccaaaCGGATCTGGCGGGTTTACTGGAGGACCACCTccccctccacctccacctccacctgGTTTCAATGGCggaccaccacctcctccaccccctccacctcctGGATTCAATGGAGCAGCACCTCCCCCACCTCCTCCCCCACCTCCTGGCTTCAGTGGATCTCCAGtacctccacctccacctcctccacctgGTTTTATTggaacaccaccacctccgcCTCCACCAGGACCTGGCACTCCATTTGGATTCTCTAATACAGCATCTCCTACACCACCTCCTCTGCCATCTGGTAGCGCTACACCCACACCAGACTCATCAACCCCAGTTCTGCCTCAAACTCCACAATTCAACGTACCCATTCGTCCTAAAAGACGTCTTAAACAAATGCATTGGGAAAAGATTGATAAAGTGGATCACACCGTTTGGGCCAGCACCAATGAAAGCACCATTTCTGATGCTCTGTATAAAAACGGTATTTTCGACGAGGTAGAAAAGATATTTGCTGCCAAGGAGATCAAGAAAGTCATGGgtagaaagaaagaaaaggaagaaaagattTCATACTTGGCAAGAGACTTGTCTCAACAGTTTGGTATCAATCTGCATATGTTTTCAACTCTGTCCGTGGAAGAATTGGTCCATAAAATTCTGGTATGTGATCCGGAAGTGGTACAAAATACGAATGTTCTAGAGTTCTTATCCAAACCTGAACTTGTTGAAGTGACAATAACCCTTGCCAAGAACTTCCAACCGTACAGTACCGATTGGACAAGATCAGACGATGAAGGCGGTCATAAAGAACCAGAAAAGGATCCTAATGATTTAGAGCGCAATGATCAGATTTACTTGGCCCTATGTTATAACCTTCAGCATTATTGGAAATCTAGAATCCGAGCACTTCTTGTTGTCTCTACCTACGAAAAAGAGTACAATGATCTGGTTGTTAAGCTGAGACTGATTGATTCAGCAAGTGATGCTGTTCGTAAGTCTAACCGACTAAAAGATTTACTGGAAATCATTTTGGCAGTTGGTAATTACATGAATGACCATAGCAAACAAGCCAGTGGTTTCAAACTGGGGACTTTACAGAGATTAGCATTTACCAAAGACGACAAGAATTCCATGACATTTTTGCATTATGTGGAAAAGATTGTTCGTACCTCGTTTCCAGACTTGGAAggttttgttgatgaaCTTAAAGATGCCACTGCTTTAGCCAAGCTGTCGATTGAACAAGTGAAATCCGATTGTCGAGAGTTTATGCAAATGATTAAAAACGTCCAGACATCGATTGATATTGGTAATCTAAGCGATCCTACCAAGTTCCATCCTCAAGATAAGATTTTGAGCACGGTCCTTGCTGTTTTGCCAGAAGCAAGAAAGAAACGAGAGTTTTTAGGAGACCAGTTGAAGACAACAATGTCTGAATTTGACAAGCTCATGAGATATTTCGGTGAAGATCCTAATGATACCGGTGCAGTGGGATCATTTTTTGGCAAATTCGCATCGTTTGTCAATGAATACCAAAAGGCTAAACAGGAGAACATTGTTCGTGAGCAAGAAGACAGAGCTTATGAAGCCAGAAAGAAACTTCAAGAAGCGCCCAAGAAAGCTGCTCAACTGGAAGCAGGCAGTTTGGGCCATGGCTCGTCTCCTACATCAGCCAACTCTGTTATGGATTCATTGTTGGAAAAGTTGAAAGCTGCCGGACCCACTGGCAATGGTCGTACTGCTCGGAGAAGAGCATATGCACGTAAAAACCAGAGTGCTCGTGGCTTATTAGTAGCTCAAagagaagatgatgacggtTCATCCAATGGACCAGAAGATTCGTCTCATAACGGACATGAATCATCATCCTTAGCTGGCAATGAACATGGTTCTCCTGAAAACAAACCACAAACATCTGTATCCAGTGaaacatcatcatccccTTCACGAGGTTTggaagatattgatgaaCAAGTTCCAACTACACCTACTAGATCATCTGCACGACCACTTCCAACAATTGTGGATGATGAAGTGGAACTAGAACGGTCTGATACGACACAATCGGAGTCTGCTAttccttcttcaacaagcACAGACCGTGAAAGTAACAGTGGCACTGATGATGTCGACGATGTTGGTGGTAGAGCTCGAAAACTACTACTTGAACTTCGAAGTGGCAACACTGAATATGGTGCAAGAAGCTCTGGAAGCCTTGGTTCCAGTTCTGCTTCTAGCAGACTGGCAGAAcgaagagcaagaaaagcCCAACATTTACACAATCGTACAGATCACACCTTCCGATCTATTTCGTCAATCACAAGCACTGGCAGTTCGAGTCCGCAGCCATCACCCGTTGAAGCAGCATCTGGCGAAAACTCACATTCTGAAGACAAAGTTACATCACCCGGCGAGAAACCTGAGTCTGATATCAATGGTGAGAATAATAATGACAGCAGTACTGATGTTCATGATGGCACTGCTGGAAATACCGGTGACAACGATGCTGTCCACGATAAAATCGATCCTGAGGAACGCGAATcggaagcagcagctgctactgagTCTGCAGACACTACACTCAACCTCCCAGAAGACCACACCAGCGGCTCGTTGGATATCGAGGTCATCGAGGAACGCAAAATACCCCCAGACGAGTCCACACCAGTCATCGACATCGACTCGGAATGA